One part of the Musa acuminata AAA Group cultivar baxijiao chromosome BXJ1-5, Cavendish_Baxijiao_AAA, whole genome shotgun sequence genome encodes these proteins:
- the LOC103973655 gene encoding synaptotagmin-2-like — protein MGFFSSVLGFFGFGIGIAVGLVIGYYLFIYFQPTDVKDPEIRPLFEQDAKSLEHMFPEIPVWVKNPDFDRIDWLNKFLEHMWPYLDKAICKTAKEIAKPIIAENTAKFKMESVEFETLTLGTLPPTFQGMKVYTTDEKELIMEPSLKWAGNPNVTVVVKAFGLKASAQVIDLQVFAIPRITLKPLVPNFPCFAKILVSLMEKPHVDFGLKLLGADLMSIPGLYRFVQETIKKQVANMYLWPKTLQVAIMDPTRALKKPTGILNVTVVRAYKLKKKDLLGKSDPYVKLKLSDDNLPSKKTTVKRSNLNPEWNEEFKLVVKEPESQALELSVYDWEQVGKHDKMGVNSIPLKDLTPDETKSLTLDLLKNLDPNDPQNDKSRGQIVLEVTYRPFKEGEVANDISEDEGEIEKPPEGTPAGGGLLVVIVHEAQDLEGKHHTNPYVRILFRGEEKKTKCLKKNRDPRWEEEFQYMCEEPPTNDKMHVEVLSKPPSIGIHSKEMLGYVVINVADAVTNKRINEKYHLIDSRNGRIQVELQWRSS, from the exons ATGGGATTCTTCAGCTCCGTGCTAGGTTTCTTCGGCTTCGGAATTGGGATCGCCGTCGGGCTGGTCATCGGTTACTACCTCTTCATCTACTTCCAGCCCACGGATGTCAAG GATCCTGAAATCCGACCGCTATTTGAACAAGATGCAAAATCACTGGAGCACATGTTTCCTGAAATTCCTGTGTGGGTGAAAAATCCAGACTTCGATCGA ATCGACTGGCTAAACAAGTTTCTCGAGCATATGTGGCCGTATCTCGACAAG GCAATATGCAAAACTGCGAAAGAGATCGCAAAACCAATTATCGCTGAGAACACTGCCAAGTTCAAGATGGAGTCGGTTGAATTCGAAACCCTCACATTAGGCACTCTGCCACCTACATTTCAAG GAATGAAAGTTTACACCACGGACGAAAAGGAACTAATCATGGAACCATCACTCAAATGGGCTGGAAATCCTAACGTCACTGTCGTGGTCAAGGCATTCGGACTAAAAGCAAGCGCACAG GTAATAGACTTACAAGTCTTTGCTATACCACGCATCACATTGAAGCCACTCGTCCCCAATTTCCCTTGTTTTGCAAAGATCCTTGTATCGCTCATGGAGAAG CCACATGTTGATTTTGGATTGAAGCTTCTGGGAGCCGATCTTATGTCGATACCTGGTCTTTACAGATTTGTTCAG GAGACGATTAAGAAACAGGTCGCCAACATGTATCTATGGCCTAAAACACTGCAAGTGGCAATTATGGACCCAACGCG AGCTCTGAAGAAGCCAACTGGTATTCTAAATGTGACTGTCGTCCGGGCATATAAACTGAAGAAAAAAGATCTGTTGGGTAAGTCTGATCCATACGTAAAACTAAAGCTTTCAGACGACAATCTTCCATCAAAGAAAACCACCGTGAAGCGTAGCAACCTGAACCCTGAGTGGAACGAGGAATTCAAGTTGGTCGTCAAGGAACCAGAATCTCAAGCTCTGGAGCTCAGCGTCTATGACTGGGAACAG GTTGGAAAACATGATAAGATGGGCGTGAATTCTATCCCGTTGAAGGATCTTACCCCTGACGAGACTAAATCTCTAACGCTGGACTTGCTAAAAAATCTGGATCCCAATGATCCTCAAAACGACAAGTCGCGTGGACAGATCGTTCTCGAGGTCACATATAGGCCTTTCAAGGAAGGGGAGGTCGCCAACGACATCAGCGAGGATGAAGGTGAGATCGAAAAGCCTCCTGAAGGCACTCCCGCAGGTGGTGGTTTGCTCGTGGTTATCGTACACGAAGCTCAAGATCTCGAGGGGAAGCACCATACCAATCCCTATGTCCGGATCCTTTtcagaggagaggagaagaagaccaAG TGCCTCAAGAAGAACAGAGATCCACGATGGGAAGAGGAGTTCCAGTACATGTGCGAGGAGCCACCCACAAATGATAAGATGCATGTGGAGGTTCTTAGTAAGCCCCCAAGCATTGGAATCCACTCTAAG GAAATGCTGGGATATGTGGTCATCAACGTTGCAGATGCCGTCACCAATAAGAGAATCAATGAGAAATATCATCTTATTGACTCCAGAAATGGCCGCATTCAAGTCGAGCTTCAGTGGAGGAGTTCATAA